The following are encoded together in the Bacillus sp. V2I10 genome:
- a CDS encoding aromatic acid exporter family protein: MKLGARIIKTGIAITLALYLATLLKIPSPAFAGIAAIFAIQPTIYRSYLSVIEQVQANIIGAAFAILFGLIFGPHPFVIGLTVIIVIAINLKIKIENTIPVSIVTVIAILESPGEDFIEFSLIRFGTVLLGVLSAFIVNLIFIPPKYETKLYYRIVDNTEEIIKWIRINMRQVSDYSELKTDIEKIKDKMIKLDQLYLLYKEERAYFKRNIYAKSRKLVLFRQMLVTSNRSLDTLKKLHRLENELHHLPEDFKEILVNELDYLIDFHERSLLKFIGKIKPQSTTDLIKEGLFNKQELVDTFMKFKGNCIDQECFYHLLPLIAVIIDYSEQLEHLDTLINSFHNYHKDENELQINEIEETS; this comes from the coding sequence ATGAAACTTGGTGCCCGCATTATAAAAACGGGGATAGCCATTACGCTGGCTCTATACTTGGCCACGTTATTAAAAATACCGTCTCCCGCGTTTGCAGGTATTGCAGCCATTTTTGCAATCCAGCCAACCATATATCGCTCTTATCTATCTGTCATTGAGCAAGTACAGGCAAATATCATCGGAGCAGCCTTTGCCATACTGTTCGGGCTGATCTTTGGTCCCCATCCGTTTGTTATTGGTTTAACTGTAATTATTGTCATAGCGATTAATTTAAAAATAAAAATTGAAAATACGATTCCTGTATCCATCGTTACAGTTATTGCGATCTTAGAAAGTCCGGGGGAAGATTTCATTGAATTTTCTCTCATCCGTTTTGGAACGGTCCTGCTCGGAGTTTTATCGGCCTTCATAGTCAACTTAATCTTTATTCCGCCTAAATACGAAACAAAGCTATACTACAGGATTGTGGACAATACGGAGGAAATAATCAAATGGATCCGCATTAACATGAGGCAGGTTTCTGATTACAGCGAACTGAAAACAGACATTGAGAAAATAAAAGATAAAATGATTAAGCTTGATCAGCTTTATCTGCTGTATAAGGAAGAACGGGCTTATTTCAAAAGAAATATCTATGCAAAATCGCGCAAGCTCGTCCTGTTCAGGCAAATGCTTGTTACATCGAATCGTTCCTTGGATACCCTGAAAAAGCTCCACAGGCTGGAAAATGAATTGCATCACCTTCCAGAAGATTTTAAAGAGATTCTTGTCAATGAGCTGGACTATTTGATCGATTTTCATGAAAGAAGCCTCCTGAAATTTATAGGCAAAATTAAACCGCAGTCCACAACTGACCTCATTAAGGAAGGCCTGTTTAACAAGCAGGAGCTCGTCGATACTTTTATGAAATTTAAAGGAAACTGCATTGATCAGGAGTGCTTCTATCATCTGCTCCCTCTTATAGCTGTCATCATTGACTATAGCGAGCAGCTGGAGCATTTAGATACTCTTATAAACAGCTTCCATAATTATCATAAAGATGAAAATGAACTTCAAATTAATGAAATCGAAGAAACCAGCTGA
- a CDS encoding YdhK family protein encodes MKKKKLTIFLSLITAVSLSLGACGNSAGDQGEKKEDSEHMDHGSMNHSSSGEVPEGLKEAESPSYEVGSKAIIKTDHMEGMNGAEAVISGAFDTTVYAISYTPEGGGEPVVNHKWIIHEEIKNAPEQPLKAGDEVTVEASHMEGMEGAEAVIDSAEKTTVYMVDYTPEGGGEEVKNHKWVTESELGKAE; translated from the coding sequence ATGAAGAAAAAAAAACTGACTATCTTTTTATCGCTGATCACGGCCGTTTCATTGTCTCTTGGTGCTTGCGGAAACAGTGCAGGGGATCAAGGAGAAAAAAAGGAAGATTCGGAACATATGGATCATGGCAGTATGAATCACTCAAGCTCTGGAGAAGTGCCTGAAGGGTTAAAAGAGGCGGAAAGTCCATCTTATGAAGTAGGAAGTAAAGCAATTATCAAAACAGATCATATGGAAGGTATGAATGGTGCCGAAGCTGTGATTTCGGGTGCATTTGATACAACTGTTTATGCCATCTCCTATACTCCTGAAGGGGGCGGAGAGCCTGTTGTGAATCATAAATGGATTATTCATGAAGAAATCAAGAATGCTCCTGAACAACCGTTAAAAGCAGGAGATGAAGTAACTGTCGAGGCGAGCCATATGGAAGGCATGGAAGGCGCGGAGGCTGTCATTGATTCTGCTGAAAAAACAACGGTATATATGGTCGATTACACCCCTGAAGGCGGCGGTGAAGAAGTGAAAAATCACAAATGGGTGACAGAAAGTGAGTTAGGCAAAGCTGAATAA
- a CDS encoding ABC transporter permease: MSLPSLQEQQTAIIKQEKVVTPFQQKLRVFLQNKLAIAGSFLVLFFIIIAITAPLIAPQGIDEQELSKRLLPPSSEHWFGTDDFGRDIFSRVLFGARISLWVGFFSVLGSAIVGTLLGIMAGYYGRVIDTIISRIFDIMLAFPSILLAIAIVAILGPSLQNALIAIAVINIPNFGRLIRAKVLSVKEEEYIHAAKAVGTSDTRILLVHVLPNSLSPIIVQASLAIATAIIEAAALGFLGLGAQAPNPEWGKMLADSKQYLVQAPWTLFFPGLAIMLTVLGFNLMGDGLRDALDPKGKH; encoded by the coding sequence ATGTCACTACCATCGCTGCAGGAGCAGCAGACTGCCATTATAAAACAGGAGAAGGTTGTCACTCCTTTTCAGCAGAAGCTGCGCGTCTTTTTACAAAATAAATTAGCAATCGCAGGAAGCTTTCTCGTCCTTTTCTTTATTATTATTGCAATCACAGCACCGCTGATTGCCCCTCAAGGCATTGATGAGCAGGAGCTCTCAAAGAGATTGCTTCCTCCTTCATCTGAGCATTGGTTTGGAACGGACGATTTTGGCCGGGATATTTTTTCAAGAGTCCTGTTTGGGGCAAGAATTTCCCTGTGGGTTGGCTTTTTCTCAGTTCTTGGATCAGCAATAGTGGGAACACTTCTTGGTATCATGGCTGGCTATTACGGCCGTGTTATTGATACCATCATTTCAAGGATTTTTGATATCATGCTTGCCTTTCCGAGCATTCTGCTTGCCATTGCGATTGTTGCTATTTTAGGACCTTCCCTGCAGAATGCACTGATCGCCATTGCTGTCATTAACATTCCGAACTTTGGCAGGCTGATCAGAGCGAAAGTGCTAAGTGTAAAAGAAGAAGAGTACATACACGCAGCAAAAGCGGTCGGAACAAGCGATACCAGAATTCTGCTTGTTCATGTTCTGCCGAATAGCCTTTCGCCGATTATTGTACAAGCTTCTCTTGCGATTGCAACTGCCATTATTGAAGCGGCTGCTCTTGGATTCCTTGGACTTGGCGCACAGGCTCCAAATCCTGAATGGGGAAAAATGCTTGCCGATTCCAAGCAATATTTAGTTCAGGCTCCTTGGACACTGTTTTTCCCCGGTCTTGCCATTATGCTTACCGTTCTTGGGTTTAACTTAATGGGTGACGGACTTCGGGATGCGCTCGATCCAAAAGGGAAGCATTAA
- a CDS encoding ABC transporter permease, whose translation MVSYTVRRIGLLIPVLIGMTLVVFSIIRAIPGNPAQVILGQRATQEAIEKLTQQLGLDQPWYLQYFDYVGGLLTGDLGQSIRTGAQISKEMTPYLAATMELTIFAMIIAIVVGINAGIISAWFRNSWFDYTAMVIALVGVSMPIFWLGLMEQYVFSIQLGWLPTTGREEIRNPIDSITNLYLLDTLLQGRFDQFIEVLKHILLPGIALATIPMAIIARITRSTMIEAMESDFIRTARAKGLHMFWVVYKHALKNAIIPILTIIGLQTGLLLGGAILTETIFGWPGMGRYIFDAISYRDYPVIQSGILIIATIFVFINLIVDLLYAAIDPRIKY comes from the coding sequence ATGGTTTCATACACAGTAAGAAGAATTGGATTGCTCATACCGGTTTTAATTGGGATGACACTAGTAGTTTTTTCTATAATCAGAGCCATTCCGGGCAACCCTGCACAGGTCATTCTCGGGCAGCGCGCTACACAGGAAGCAATCGAAAAATTAACGCAGCAGCTTGGTCTTGATCAGCCTTGGTACTTACAATATTTTGATTATGTTGGGGGACTTCTGACGGGTGATCTTGGTCAGTCTATTCGAACAGGAGCACAAATCAGCAAGGAAATGACTCCTTATTTGGCTGCAACAATGGAACTGACGATTTTTGCTATGATAATTGCAATCGTGGTAGGGATCAATGCAGGAATCATCAGTGCCTGGTTCCGGAATTCGTGGTTTGATTATACAGCAATGGTTATCGCATTAGTCGGAGTGTCGATGCCGATATTCTGGCTTGGACTAATGGAGCAGTATGTCTTCTCCATTCAGCTTGGCTGGCTTCCTACGACAGGGCGGGAGGAAATTCGGAATCCGATAGATTCTATCACAAATCTTTACTTGCTCGACACCCTTCTGCAGGGCAGATTTGATCAATTTATTGAAGTTCTCAAGCATATTCTTCTGCCGGGAATTGCGCTCGCGACGATTCCAATGGCGATCATTGCAAGGATTACCCGTTCAACTATGATTGAAGCAATGGAGTCGGATTTTATCCGGACAGCACGCGCTAAAGGTCTTCATATGTTCTGGGTTGTATACAAGCATGCTTTAAAAAATGCCATCATTCCGATTTTAACAATTATTGGACTGCAAACTGGTTTATTGCTTGGCGGAGCCATTTTAACAGAAACCATTTTCGGCTGGCCGGGGATGGGAAGGTATATTTTTGATGCCATCAGCTATCGCGATTATCCGGTTATCCAATCCGGAATCTTAATTATCGCAACGATTTTTGTATTTATTAACCTGATTGTTGATCTTTTATATGCTGCAATTGATCCAAGGATTAAATATTAG
- a CDS encoding ABC transporter substrate-binding protein, with protein MKKKSLLVSIMFVLLLSAALMGCSSNDTSSDGKSEGGSSEKKQESLVFGRGGDSTSLDPITTTEGEAFKVTVNVFETLLNYGEQDTTVQEGLATKWEVSEDNLTYTFTLREGVKFHDGTDFNAEAVVFNFERWMNGDADKFPYYTMFGGFKKDDGHVIKEVKAEGENKVVFTLKRPQAPFLKNLAMSPFGIASPAAIEKHGDKFRENPVGTGPFKFVEWKPNDRIVLEKNKDYWMKGYPKLNQVIFKSIPENSARLNALQTGEIDLMDGVNPSDTASITSNKDLQTFERPSMNIGYVGLTTNRKPLDNKLVRQALNHAVDKQAIIDSFYGGLAEPAKNPMPPSLEGYNDEIEPYPYDLEKAKELLAEAGHPDGFKMELWAMPVPRPYMPEGMKVAEVLKSSFAKIGVEAEIKTYDWATYLDKASKGEADSFMLGWTGDNGDADNFLYTLLDKDSIGSNNYTYYSNDELHDILIEAQSNADQEERNELYKKAQEIIKEDAPWIPLAHSTPILAGSSSLTGFMPHPTGSDILTKVEFK; from the coding sequence GTGAAAAAGAAAAGCCTGTTGGTCTCAATTATGTTTGTGCTGCTGTTATCAGCGGCATTGATGGGATGCAGCTCAAATGACACCTCATCAGATGGTAAATCAGAAGGCGGAAGCAGTGAAAAGAAACAGGAAAGTCTTGTTTTTGGACGTGGCGGGGATTCTACATCACTTGATCCAATTACAACGACAGAGGGAGAAGCATTTAAAGTAACTGTCAACGTATTTGAGACACTGTTGAATTACGGTGAGCAGGATACAACTGTTCAGGAAGGTCTTGCAACAAAATGGGAAGTTTCTGAAGATAACCTGACGTATACTTTTACTTTAAGAGAAGGCGTTAAATTCCATGACGGCACGGACTTCAACGCTGAAGCTGTTGTATTCAACTTCGAGCGCTGGATGAACGGGGATGCCGATAAATTCCCTTACTACACAATGTTTGGCGGATTTAAAAAAGATGATGGCCATGTAATTAAAGAAGTGAAAGCAGAAGGCGAGAATAAAGTTGTTTTCACACTAAAGCGTCCTCAAGCTCCGTTCTTAAAGAACCTTGCGATGTCTCCATTTGGAATTGCAAGTCCTGCTGCTATTGAAAAGCACGGAGATAAATTCAGAGAAAATCCTGTTGGAACAGGTCCATTTAAATTTGTAGAGTGGAAGCCGAACGACAGAATCGTTTTGGAGAAAAATAAAGACTACTGGATGAAAGGATACCCGAAATTAAATCAGGTAATCTTTAAATCCATTCCGGAAAACTCAGCCCGCTTAAATGCATTGCAGACGGGAGAAATTGATTTAATGGATGGAGTGAATCCATCTGATACTGCATCTATTACAAGCAATAAAGATTTACAGACGTTTGAGCGTCCGTCCATGAACATAGGATATGTCGGATTAACGACAAACCGCAAGCCTCTTGATAACAAACTTGTGCGTCAAGCATTGAACCATGCAGTAGATAAACAGGCGATTATTGATTCTTTCTATGGCGGCCTTGCTGAACCTGCGAAAAATCCAATGCCGCCTTCATTAGAAGGCTATAACGATGAGATCGAGCCATACCCGTATGATTTGGAAAAAGCAAAAGAGCTTCTTGCTGAAGCTGGACATCCTGATGGCTTTAAAATGGAGCTTTGGGCAATGCCTGTACCGCGTCCGTATATGCCAGAGGGTATGAAAGTGGCTGAAGTTCTTAAATCAAGCTTTGCAAAAATCGGTGTTGAAGCCGAAATCAAAACATATGACTGGGCAACTTATTTAGACAAAGCAAGCAAAGGGGAAGCGGATTCCTTTATGCTCGGCTGGACTGGGGATAATGGAGATGCTGACAACTTCCTTTATACTCTTTTAGACAAAGACAGCATCGGCAGCAATAACTATACGTACTACAGCAATGATGAACTTCATGACATTCTGATTGAAGCACAGTCTAATGCTGATCAGGAAGAACGCAACGAGCTCTATAAAAAAGCGCAGGAAATCATTAAAGAAGATGCACCTTGGATCCCGCTTGCTCACTCAACGCCAATTTTGGCCGGAAGCAGCAGCTTAACTGGATTCATGCCGCATCCAACTGGATCTGACATTTTAACAAAGGTTGAATTTAAGTAA
- a CDS encoding ABC transporter ATP-binding protein: MTKPLLKVDKLSKHFPINGGVLGRKVGAVKAVNDLSFEVYEGETLGIVGESGCGKSTMGRLLLKLIDATEGSVTFQEEQLLSKSPKEMRKMRRELQMVFQDPYASLNPRMTVERILEEPLIVHKIGNKEQRRQKVKSMLKIVGLDEAYGKRYPHQFSGGQRQRIGIARALMTNPKLIIADEPVSALDVSIQSQILNLLKDLQKEFSLTYIFISHDLGVVRHISDRLGVMYLGSLVELADSEQVYAEPLHPYTKALLSAVPLPDPEAVKEQIVLKGDLPSPSDPPKGCAFHTRCPACFEPCKVKKPAWTEVKEGHYVACHLYQ; this comes from the coding sequence ATGACGAAGCCTTTGCTTAAAGTGGACAAGCTGTCAAAGCATTTTCCGATAAATGGCGGAGTGTTAGGCAGAAAAGTTGGTGCAGTCAAGGCGGTAAATGATTTGTCTTTTGAAGTATATGAAGGAGAAACACTTGGAATTGTCGGTGAATCGGGCTGCGGGAAGTCAACTATGGGCCGTCTTCTGCTGAAACTGATCGATGCTACAGAAGGATCTGTTACTTTTCAGGAAGAACAGCTGCTCTCTAAGTCTCCAAAAGAGATGAGAAAGATGAGGCGGGAGCTGCAGATGGTTTTTCAGGATCCTTATGCATCGCTGAATCCCAGAATGACTGTAGAGCGAATTCTTGAAGAGCCGCTTATCGTACATAAAATTGGAAACAAGGAGCAGCGCAGGCAAAAAGTAAAATCGATGCTGAAAATTGTCGGTCTTGATGAAGCTTATGGAAAAAGATATCCGCATCAGTTCAGCGGAGGACAGCGCCAAAGAATCGGGATTGCAAGAGCCTTAATGACAAATCCGAAGCTGATCATTGCAGATGAGCCAGTTTCTGCTCTGGATGTTTCCATACAATCTCAAATTCTGAATCTATTAAAAGACCTGCAAAAGGAATTTTCATTAACATATATTTTCATTTCCCATGACCTGGGAGTCGTTCGCCACATCAGTGACCGGCTTGGAGTCATGTATTTGGGAAGTTTAGTAGAGCTTGCAGACAGCGAGCAGGTGTACGCCGAACCGCTGCATCCGTATACAAAAGCGCTGCTTTCTGCCGTGCCTCTCCCGGATCCTGAGGCAGTTAAAGAACAGATTGTTTTAAAAGGGGATCTTCCGAGTCCGTCCGATCCGCCTAAAGGGTGTGCTTTTCATACGAGATGCCCTGCCTGCTTTGAACCTTGCAAGGTGAAAAAGCCCGCATGGACTGAAGTAAAAGAAGGTCATTATGTCGCGTGTCATTTATATCAATAA
- a CDS encoding ABC transporter ATP-binding protein — protein MQSKEETRVVDSIHFDVHKGEVLGIVGESGCGKSVTSLSIMGLLPKKTSKLTGEVLFQGKDLLKLNEKALRKMRGNEIAMVFQEPMTSLNPLFKIGNQLEESLRVHQNLTKKQAKDRVIQILKLVGLPRPEELYGEYPHQLSGGMRQRVMIAMAMICDPKVLIADEPTTALDVTIQAQILKLMKDLNEKLETSIVFITHDLGVVAEMCDRVMVMYAGQVVEEGSVKTIFKNPKHPYTKGLMKSVPDIRHKNDRLYSISGQVPRPGTVQQGCLFAGRCEYAIAECMNDAPPLYKLEDSHQSRCFLAREEAIHHDEAFA, from the coding sequence ATGCAAAGCAAAGAAGAAACGCGTGTTGTGGATTCCATTCACTTTGACGTACATAAGGGAGAAGTTTTAGGAATTGTAGGAGAATCGGGATGCGGAAAAAGTGTGACTTCGCTTTCAATTATGGGGCTATTGCCAAAGAAAACATCAAAGCTTACAGGAGAAGTGCTGTTTCAAGGGAAGGATCTTCTGAAGCTGAATGAAAAAGCACTCCGGAAAATGCGCGGAAATGAAATTGCGATGGTCTTTCAGGAGCCAATGACTTCGCTTAATCCATTATTTAAAATAGGCAACCAGCTTGAAGAGTCACTTCGTGTTCATCAGAACTTAACTAAAAAACAGGCAAAGGACCGGGTCATTCAAATTCTAAAGCTGGTAGGACTGCCAAGACCTGAGGAGTTATACGGAGAATATCCCCATCAGCTGTCCGGAGGTATGAGGCAGCGTGTCATGATTGCGATGGCGATGATCTGTGATCCGAAGGTGCTGATAGCCGATGAGCCGACAACTGCACTTGATGTAACGATTCAGGCACAAATACTGAAATTAATGAAAGACCTAAATGAAAAGCTGGAAACGTCCATTGTATTTATCACACATGATCTTGGTGTGGTAGCAGAAATGTGTGATCGCGTCATGGTCATGTATGCAGGACAAGTTGTGGAAGAGGGAAGCGTCAAAACCATCTTCAAAAATCCTAAGCATCCTTACACAAAAGGGCTTATGAAATCAGTGCCTGATATCCGGCATAAAAATGACAGGTTATATTCCATTTCAGGGCAGGTGCCGCGTCCTGGCACGGTTCAACAGGGATGTCTGTTTGCAGGGCGCTGTGAATATGCAATAGCTGAGTGCATGAATGATGCACCTCCGCTGTACAAGTTAGAGGATTCCCATCAATCAAGATGCTTTCTGGCACGAGAGGAGGCTATTCATCATGACGAAGCCTTTGCTTAA
- a CDS encoding ABC transporter ATP-binding protein — translation MSSVKRYMKFVKPYKFQIAGTILIGIIKFSIPLLTPLLLKYVVDDILGGKMSADEKTAKLLTIMGIMFAIFLIVRPPIEYYRQYFAQWTGSKILYDIRDSLFTHLQKLSLRYYANTRAGEIISRIINDVEQTKNFVITGLMNVWLDIFTIVIAVIIMFTMDIKLTLVSIILFPLYGFSVKYFYGKLRYLTRVRSQALAQVQGHLHERVQGMPVIRSFAIEEHEQAEFDKENHNFLTKALDHTSWNAKTFAVVNTITDVAPLLVISYAAYQVIHGNMTVGTMVAFIAYIDQLYNPLRRLVTSSTTLTQALASMDRVFELIDEEYDITDKPNAIEAKAVNGTIEFEEVSFKYGEKEPMILDHISLKVNRGETIALVGMSGGGKSTFISLIPRFYDVSEGRILLDGIDIRDYRAQSLRDQIGMVMQDTFLFSQTVKENILIGKPGATDEEVFEAARAANAHDFILGFPDGYDTKVGERGVKLSGGQRQRLAIARVFLKNPPILVLDEATSALDLESEHLIQEALEKLAQDRTTFIVAHRLSTITHADKIVVVENGKIAEQGTHSELMEKQGHYYSLFQIQQLD, via the coding sequence TTGAGTTCTGTAAAACGTTACATGAAATTCGTCAAACCATATAAATTTCAAATAGCAGGAACGATCCTAATTGGAATTATAAAATTCTCTATTCCTTTATTAACACCACTGCTGCTTAAGTATGTAGTAGATGATATATTAGGCGGAAAAATGTCAGCTGATGAAAAAACGGCAAAGCTGCTGACAATAATGGGAATCATGTTCGCCATTTTCCTTATAGTCAGGCCGCCAATTGAATATTATCGCCAATATTTTGCACAATGGACAGGCAGCAAAATCCTTTATGATATAAGGGACAGCCTGTTTACACATCTGCAAAAACTCAGTCTCCGCTACTATGCAAACACAAGAGCGGGAGAAATTATCTCGAGGATCATCAACGATGTTGAACAAACGAAAAACTTTGTCATCACCGGTCTAATGAACGTATGGCTTGATATTTTTACAATCGTGATCGCAGTGATCATCATGTTTACAATGGATATCAAACTTACACTGGTATCAATCATTCTGTTTCCTCTTTACGGCTTTTCTGTTAAGTACTTTTACGGAAAGCTGAGATATCTGACTAGAGTCCGATCTCAAGCTCTGGCGCAGGTGCAGGGACATCTTCATGAGCGAGTTCAGGGGATGCCTGTCATCCGCAGCTTTGCCATTGAAGAACATGAGCAGGCTGAATTTGATAAAGAAAACCATAACTTTTTAACGAAAGCACTCGATCATACAAGCTGGAATGCTAAGACGTTTGCTGTTGTGAATACAATTACGGATGTTGCCCCCCTGCTTGTTATATCATATGCAGCCTATCAAGTTATTCATGGGAACATGACAGTTGGGACAATGGTAGCATTTATTGCTTATATTGATCAGCTTTATAATCCGCTCAGACGTCTTGTTACGTCTTCAACTACTCTCACTCAGGCCCTGGCATCCATGGACCGTGTGTTTGAACTAATTGATGAAGAGTACGATATCACAGACAAACCGAATGCTATCGAAGCAAAAGCGGTAAATGGAACAATTGAATTTGAAGAGGTGTCGTTCAAATATGGCGAGAAAGAACCGATGATCCTTGATCATATCTCGTTAAAAGTGAACAGAGGGGAAACGATTGCCTTAGTAGGCATGAGCGGAGGCGGAAAATCCACCTTCATCAGCTTGATTCCGCGTTTTTACGATGTTTCAGAAGGGCGCATTCTTCTTGATGGGATTGATATCAGAGACTACCGGGCTCAAAGCCTGAGAGATCAAATTGGTATGGTTATGCAGGATACGTTTTTATTCAGTCAGACTGTTAAAGAAAATATTCTGATCGGCAAGCCTGGAGCAACGGATGAAGAAGTGTTTGAAGCCGCAAGAGCAGCTAACGCCCATGATTTCATTTTAGGCTTTCCTGATGGCTATGATACAAAAGTCGGTGAACGCGGTGTTAAGCTTTCAGGCGGCCAAAGACAAAGACTTGCCATTGCAAGAGTTTTCTTAAAGAATCCTCCAATTCTTGTTCTAGATGAAGCAACGTCAGCTCTTGATTTGGAAAGCGAGCACCTCATACAGGAAGCGCTGGAGAAGCTTGCTCAGGACAGAACTACGTTTATCGTAGCTCATCGTCTTTCAACCATTACACATGCTGATAAAATTGTTGTCGTAGAAAACGGGAAAATTGCAGAACAGGGGACTCATTCTGAGCTAATGGAGAAACAAGGCCATTATTATTCTCTATTCCAGATTCAGCAATTAGATTAG
- a CDS encoding DUF402 domain-containing protein, translating to MGFPKEGDNIQIHSYKHDGHIHRIWDETTVLKASQHCIIGGNDRTVVTESDGRTWITREPAICYFHTKYWFNVIGMIREDGIYYYCNISSPFAWDDEALKYIDYDLDVKIFPDMTYIILDEDEYEYHRKKMNYPDVIDLILKSNLEKLLRWIRQQKGPFSAEFIDVWYERYLTHVK from the coding sequence ATGGGATTTCCCAAGGAAGGAGATAACATACAAATTCATAGCTACAAACATGATGGGCATATTCACCGAATTTGGGATGAAACAACAGTATTAAAGGCTAGTCAGCATTGTATTATCGGCGGAAATGACAGGACGGTTGTGACAGAATCCGATGGCCGAACCTGGATTACCCGTGAACCTGCCATTTGTTACTTTCATACTAAGTACTGGTTTAACGTAATAGGCATGATCCGGGAAGATGGCATTTATTATTATTGCAACATAAGCTCGCCATTCGCATGGGATGATGAAGCGCTGAAATACATAGATTATGACCTTGATGTTAAAATTTTTCCTGATATGACCTATATCATCTTAGATGAAGATGAATATGAATATCACCGTAAAAAAATGAATTATCCTGATGTCATCGATCTAATTTTAAAGAGCAACCTTGAAAAATTGCTGCGCTGGATCAGACAGCAAAAAGGTCCGTTCTCAGCAGAATTTATCGATGTGTGGTATGAACGTTATTTAACACATGTAAAATGA
- a CDS encoding YgaB family protein, which produces MIYEEEKVCVQISKTEERGVVGLKDFDQLVGNQLQTMEKLLCLQSEIERCQQLKEQLSNLPDEIKCKEIESEIDFMKDELYMIQKVFEKQTEEVILSYQAVLPLSK; this is translated from the coding sequence ATGATTTATGAAGAAGAAAAAGTATGTGTACAAATCAGCAAGACAGAAGAGAGAGGTGTAGTTGGATTGAAAGATTTTGATCAATTAGTCGGCAATCAGCTCCAGACGATGGAAAAGCTGCTGTGCCTGCAATCTGAAATTGAGAGATGTCAGCAGTTAAAGGAGCAGCTGAGCAATCTTCCGGATGAAATAAAATGCAAGGAGATTGAGTCAGAGATTGACTTTATGAAGGATGAACTGTATATGATTCAGAAAGTGTTTGAAAAGCAGACAGAAGAGGTGATTCTTTCTTATCAGGCTGTTCTGCCATTAAGCAAATAA
- a CDS encoding gamma-type small acid-soluble spore protein yields the protein MANQQQPNKAQAGTNVQQVRQQNAQAAQGQQQFGAEFASETDAQQVKKQNQQAEAKKK from the coding sequence ATGGCAAATCAACAACAACCAAACAAAGCTCAAGCTGGCACAAACGTACAACAAGTAAGACAACAAAACGCTCAAGCTGCACAAGGTCAACAACAATTCGGAGCTGAGTTCGCTAGCGAAACAGATGCTCAACAAGTGAAAAAACAAAATCAACAAGCTGAAGCTAAGAAAAAATAA
- the fabL gene encoding enoyl-[acyl-carrier-protein] reductase FabL produces the protein MNQNKTALITGSSRGIGKAIALRLAKQGYNIVINYARSKGAALQTAEEIEALGVKALVVKANVGKPEKIKEMFAEIDETFGRLDIFVNNAASGVLRPLMELEESHWDWTMDINSKALLFCAQEAAKRMEKNGGGTIVSISSLGSIRVLENYTTVGVSKAALESLTRYLAVELASKNIVVNAVSGGAVDTEALKHFPNREELLADARRMTPAGRMVDMEDMVDAVEFLVSDQASMIRGQTIIVDGGRSLLM, from the coding sequence ATGAACCAGAACAAAACAGCTCTAATTACAGGAAGCAGCCGCGGAATCGGGAAAGCAATCGCACTCCGTCTTGCTAAGCAGGGATACAATATTGTCATCAATTATGCCAGAAGCAAAGGTGCAGCTCTTCAGACAGCAGAAGAAATTGAAGCGCTTGGCGTAAAGGCGCTTGTAGTAAAAGCAAACGTAGGAAAACCTGAAAAAATTAAAGAGATGTTTGCCGAAATAGATGAAACCTTCGGCCGTTTAGATATATTTGTAAACAATGCTGCATCAGGTGTATTAAGACCATTAATGGAGCTTGAAGAAAGCCACTGGGACTGGACAATGGATATTAACAGCAAGGCTCTTTTATTCTGTGCTCAGGAAGCTGCGAAGAGAATGGAGAAAAATGGCGGAGGAACAATTGTCAGCATCAGTTCTTTAGGTTCGATCCGCGTTCTTGAAAATTACACCACTGTTGGAGTATCAAAGGCTGCACTCGAATCTTTGACACGCTACCTGGCAGTCGAGCTTGCATCAAAAAATATTGTGGTGAATGCTGTTTCAGGTGGAGCTGTTGATACAGAAGCACTGAAGCATTTTCCAAACCGCGAGGAACTGCTTGCTGATGCGAGAAGAATGACTCCTGCAGGACGTATGGTGGATATGGAAGATATGGTTGATGCCGTTGAATTTCTCGTTTCAGACCAGGCATCGATGATCAGAGGACAGACCATTATCGTGGATGGCGGACGTTCCCTCCTGATGTAA